A window of Candidatus Thermodiscus eudorianus genomic DNA:
CTAGTAGCGGTTAAAGACAACATATCCACAGACTGGCTACCCACCACTGCCGGCAGCAAGATGCTGGAATGCTACAAGCCTCCATACAATGCACACGTCGTCGACAAGCTACTAGAGCAAGGCGCCATTATTGTGGGAAAGACCAACATGGACGAGTTCGCAATGGGCAGCACAGGCGAGTTCAGCGCCTTCGGCCCAACCAGGAACCCGTGGGACACGAGGAGGGTCCCCGGGGGAAGCAGTAGCGGGAGCGGGGCAGCCCTAGCCTACAAGGCAGTAGACCTCGCGCTGGGCAGCGACACCGGGGGCAGCATACGGCTGCCAGGAGCCTACACCGCGACGGTAGGGCTGAAACCCACCTACGGCGCCGTCAGCCGTAGAGGACTAATACCCTACGCCAACAGCCTGGAACAGATAGGCCCGATGGCGAGGAGCGTCAGAGACCTGGCACTACTATACAGCGTCATAGCGGGGCCCGACCCCCTGGACGCGACGAGCCTGGAAAGCAAACCCCCAGACCCCGCCGCCCTGTCCCCAAGCGATCCCCGGGGCTTGAAGCTATGCGTTGTGAGGGAGGTCCTAGAGGCGTCCTCGAAGCAGGTAGCCAGGGAGTTCGAGAGGGTAATTGAGAGGCTGGAGTCGGAGGGCGTAGAGGTCGAGACAGTATCGCTGGAGCTACAGGAGTACGTCCTCCCAACATACTACATAATAGCGATGGCGGAGGCGGCCAGCAACCTAGCCCGCTACGATGGAGGCCTATACAACTGCCTCGGCATACGGGAGCCAGGCTGGGAGAGGCAGAATATAGTTGCGAGGTCCATGCTATTCGGCGCCGAGGTCAGGAAGAGGATAGCGATGGGCGTGTTCGTTCTAAGCGAGGGCTACAGGGACGAGTACTACGTGCTGGCGACCCGTGTAAGGAGGCTGGTCAGGGACGAGATGCTGAAGCTCACAAGGGAGTGCCTAGTCGCGACGCCCACGAGCCCGGTGACACCTCCGCTACTAGGCGAGAGGCTGAGGGACCCTCTAAGCCTCTACGCTCTAGACCTAGCCACCGTCACGGCAAACCTGGCCGGGGTGCCAGCGCTCCAGATCCCGATAGCCCTGACCAGCGAGGGACCCGTGGGGCTACAGTTGATGGCCAGGCCCTGGGGCGAGGAGGCGCTCTTCGAGGCAGGCCTCCTAGTAGAGGAGGTAACCGGCTTGGCGGGGGTGGCTGCTGGTGAAGGCTAAGATAGGCCTTGAGGTCCACGTGCAGCTGACGGAGGCCGGGTCAAAACTCTTCTGCTCATGTAAGAGCAACTACCGGGGACTGCCCCCCAACTCGAACGTCTGCCCGGTCTGCCTAGGCCTCCCGGGAGCCCTGCCGGTGCCCTCGCGGCGCGCCGTTGTGTTAGCCCTCGCGGCCGCCAGGATACTCAACTGTAGGATACCCGGGGCCATTGTCTTCACTAGGAAGCACTACTTCTACCCGGACCTCCCCAAGAACTACCAGATAACTCAGTATGAGAGGGCTGGCGGGGCCCCGGTGTGCATGGGGGGCTCCTTCGAGTACCTCGACCCGGAGTCCTGGGAGTGGCATAGGGTTAGGATTAGGAGGGTCAACCTGGAGGAGGACCCCGGCCGCTCCGTGTACCCCGAGGGTAGCATTGTATCAAGCCCCTACGTCCTGGTCGACTATAACCGGAGCGGGGTCCCCCTACTGGAGATAGTGACGGAGCCCGATATCCCCAGTCCCAGGGCTGCCAGGGCCTTTGTAGAGTACCTGTTGCTCAACTTGGAGTATATCGGAGCCACGAATCCACGCCTAGAGGGGGCCTTCAGGGTTGACGCCAACATAAGCGTGGAGGGCGGCGAGAGAGTCGAGGTGAAGAATATAGGCTCGACCCACGAGGTAGAGAGGGCCCTCCAATACGAGTACCGTAGGCAGAGCCTCATAATAGAGCGGGGCGGGACGGTCAACAGGGAGACCAGGCACTGGGACGCCGCGAGGAGGCTGACCAAGCCACTACGCCACAAGGAGGAGGAAGAAGAATACCTGTACATGCCGGACCCCGACCTGCCAATGATCCTCACCAAGCCGCTACTAGGGGAGGCGGAGGATCTTCTAACGGAGCTACCTAGGAGCCTGCTGGAGTCGATGGTGTCGATGGGCGTGCCTAGGGAGGTCGCGTGGAGTATAATCCAGGTCAAGCACGCCGCCAATATCTTCAAGGCCGCAGCCGGGAGAGAGGGCGTTGACCCCGTTGTCCTGGCTAGGCTGATAGGCGTGGACTATAAGGGCGCCTTGAAGGATCTACAGAGGGACCCCTATGACCCGGGGAACTGGCCTGGGCCGGAGACGTTCTCGGAGATAGTGCTCCTCGTGGCCAGGGGCGAGTACCCGTTGAAGGCCGTCACGGGGCTGGTCGTACCCAGGCTAGCCGCTAATCCCCGGGCCCGGCTTGAGGAGGTACTCCCCGAGAAGGCGGGTAATCTTGAGGAGATTGTCGAGGAGGTCATTGAGAGCTTCCCGAAGGCGGTCAACGACTATAGGAGCGGCAGGGGTAAGGCGCTTGACTTCCTAGTGGGCCAGGTCATCCGCCGGGTGGGTAAGAGGGCCGTTGACCCGAGGCTTATCAGGGAGATGATAATGGATAAGCTAAATAATGAGCCCGGCTAGGTGTATCCTCGCCCCGTCGTGTGCCCGTAGGGGTATATTCGGCGGCTATCGTTGGCTTTATTTGTCAATCCATAAACCCGTTCCTGTGGAGATAGAGTTGCCGGCTATAAGTGATAGGCTCTCAAGGGTCCGCTACGACCAGTTCGGCCTCGAAGACTGGGTTAAGAGGTTCTGGGCTGAGAACAGGGTCTATAGGCTCGTCAAGGAGAAGTCTGAGTCGTCTAACAGGAAGTTCTACTTCCTAGACGGTCCGCCCTATGCCAGTGCTAAGAGTATACACGTCGGCACCGCCTGGAACAAGGTGATCAAGGACGTAGTCCTCCGCTACCATAGGATGATGGGCTACCGCGTCTGGGACAAGCCCGGCTACGACACGCACGGGCTCCCGATAGAGGTTAAGATAGAGAAGGAGCTCGGCATATGGACCAAGAAGGAGATAGTGGAGAAGGTGGGCGTCGAGAAGTTCGTCGAGCACTGTAAGAGGTTCGCGCTAGAGAACCTGAAAGCCATGACAGAGCACTTCAAGGAGATAGGCGTCTTCATGGACTGGGACAACCCCTACGTAACCTTCGAGAAAGACTACATAGAGAGTGGATGGTGGCTCATAAAGAGGGCCTGGGAACAGGGCCTACTCTACGAGGGCTACAGGGTAGTACACTGGTGCCCGAGGTGTGAGACCACCCTGGCAGACTACGAGGTCAGCGAGTACGCCGTGCTCACCGACCCGAGCATATACGTCAAGTTCCCCGTTAAGGGCATGGAGAAGACCAGCCTCCTAGTATGGACCACCACCCCATGGACCCTCCCGGCGAACGCGTTCGTAATGGCGCACCCCGACCTTGACTATGTCAAGGTCCTAGTCAACGGCGAGTACCTAATACTAGCCAAGGCGAGGCTTGAAAAGGTGATGGAGGAAGCCGGGGTCACCGACTACAAGGTAGTCGAAGAGTTCAAGGGGAAAGACCTAGAGGGCCTAGAATACAAGCACCCGCTAGAAGGCATAGTACCAGCCCAGGACACGCTGAGCAAGTACCACAGGGTGGTCATGGCCCCGGAGGCGGTGGTCGCGACCGAGGGAACAGGCCTCGTCCACTCGGCCCCCGGGCACGGAGAGATAGACTACGAGATAAACATGGACCGTGTAGGGGCCCCAGTAGTCTCGCTGGTAGACAACCAGGGCAGGATGACCGAGGGCGCCGGGAAGTACAAGGGCCTCTACTTCAGGAAGGAGGCCAACAAGGCCATAATGGAAGACCTAGAAAGGCTCGGGGCACTATTCCACAAGTCAACAGTCACCCACAGGTACCCGATATGCTGGAGGTGCAAGACCCCACTAGTACTAAGGGCCACAAACCAGTGGTTCATAGCGGTATCCAAGCTAAAAGACAAGCTACTGGAGGAGGCCGAGCGCATAGAATGGGTCCCCGAATGGGCCAAGACCCGGTTCACCAACCTCCTCAAGGAGGTCAGGGACTGGGTCATATCACGCCAGAGGTTCTGGGGGATACCACTACCAGTATGGCGTTGCAGGGAGTGCGGCTACACCCACGTCATAGGCAGCACTAAGGAGCTAGTGGAGATGGGCGGGGAGGAGCCAGAGGACCTCCACAGGCCCTGGGTCGACAGGGTCAAGCTGAAGTGCCCCAAGTGTGGCGGGGTAATGGAGAGGGTCCCCGACGTAATGGATGTATGGTTCGACTCCGGAGTCGCGTTCTACGCGAGCCTCGGATACCCCAAGAATAGGGAGCCCTACGAGTCCCTCAAGCCAGTCGACTTCATAGTAGAGGGGCACGACCAGATAAGGGGATGGTTCTTCAGCCTGCTGAGAAGCGGCATAATAGGGTTCAACGAGAGGCCATACCTCAAAGTACTGGTCCACGGGTTCGCCCTAGACGAGCATGGGAGGGAGATGCACAAGAGCCTAGGAAACTACATAGAGTTCACGGAACTCATATCACGCATGCCCAGGGACGCCGTCAGGCTATGGAGCATGCAGAACACCGTGTGGGAGGACCTGAGATTCCAGTGGAAGGCTATGGAGCAGGCGCGTAGAGCCCTAAACATAGTATGGAACGTCTACTCCTTCGCCTCAACCTACATGAGCCTAGACAAATACGACCCCCTAGAGGAACCCCTAGAGAAGCTAGACAAGGACTGGCTAGAGCTAGAGGACAAGTGGATACTGTCAAGGCTCTCAAACCTAAAGGAGGCCTACCACAGGGCCATGAAATCCTACAAGCTACACGAGGCGGCGAGAGCCCTCCGAGAGTTCATGGTAGAGGACGTGAGCCACTGGTACATAAGGCTGATAAGGAGAAGAGTATGGGAGGAGGCTGAGACTCCGACCAAGAAGGCGGCCTACGCGGTGCTACACAAGGTCCTCTGGGAATGGCTACTCCTAGCCGCGCCCTTCATACCCTTCACGACAGAATACATCTACCAGTTAATGTACAGGGAGGCATTGAAAGGCCCCGTGAGCATACACCTACTAGACCTGCCGGGCGAGGAGCCAGGCCTACGGGACGCCAGGCTTGAGGAGGCCATGGAGACGGCCAAGAAGATAGTAGAGGCCGTAGCCGCAGCCCGAAACAAGGCGAGGCTAAAGCTGAGGCAGCCGGTCTCAAGGGTAATAGTATCCCTCAAGAAGGGAGAAGAGGCCTGGAAGCTAGAGCTGACCAGAAAGGTGATACTATCCCTAGCCAACGCCAAGGAGCTAGAACTCGTCGGCCCGGAGTTCTTCGAGGGCCTAAAGGTCTACGACGTGGAGCCCAACTACAGGGCGATAGGCCCCGAGTTCAGAAGGCTCTCGAAGAAGATAGTCGGGTACATAGAGGCGAACAAGGAGAAGGTCGCCAAGGACCTAGTGGAGAAGGGCGCCCACAAGGCCGTGATCGACGGCGAGGAGATAGTGCTTGAGCCGAGGCACGTCAACATAAAGGCAGGCTACCCCGAGTGGCTAGCGGTCGCCGAGACGGACATAGGCCTGGTGGCGGTTGACGCGAGGATAGGCAGGAGGGAACTCGTCGAAGGCATAGCCAGGGACCTGGTCAGGAGGATACAGGCTATGAGGAAGGAGATGGACCTGCCGGTCGAGGCCAAGATACGGGTGTGGCTAACGGGCGACAACGAAGTCATAGAGGCTGCCAGGGAGATGGAGGAGTACATATCCTATGAGACGAGGGCGGAGGCGATAAACTACACGAACCCTCCAGAAGACGCCTACACTAAGGAGTGGAACATAGACGGCTACAAGGTAACCATAGGTGTCGAGAAGGCCAGCGACGAATAAGGGTTCTCCCTGGCCGGTTGACCAGGATTGACTCAATCCATCCACTTAATAGTGGGTCCTGGGAGGGGGAGGTTCCCCTCCTCAAACTGTCTCCTAATAAAATCCAGTCCAAAGACGGTGCTAGTCGACGCTGGCTGTGGCAGGAACAATATACTGGCGGTCAGGGACAGGGTAGACGCGGTGCTATACACCCACATACACCCCGACCACGTAACACACCACGAGCTGCTACGAGGCAAGGAGACTTACATGCCAAGCTACGACGCCCAGTTCCAAACCCTAGAGGAGCTGGCCAAGAGGTTCGCGCCACCCATATGGAGGGACTGGATCGACTACGTCCGGAGGGTATTCAACCTCAAGACGGTTCCAGTCCCCACCGCGACCTTCGACCCATGGGAGACCGTAAGGATAGGCACCGTAGAGATCGAGGCCATACCGGCCCACGGCCATACAAAGGGCCACCACATACTACTGATAGGAAGCCACGCCCACATCTCCGACATAGACCTCACAGGCTTCGGCCCATGGTACGGGCACCCGGAGTCCTCGCTGACAGCATTCATAGCTGACATTGACATGGTAGCAGGCCTCGACGCCAAGACATACACGACATCACACAAGGAGTACACATACACGAGGGACCCTCTCTTAGAGGAGCTGTCACGATACAGGGGAGCACTCGACAGGCAGATAACGAGTGTGGCAGAGTATCTAGGATCCATTGGAGGCGAGGCCAGGCCAGGAGACCTGGTGGACAAGGGCCTGATATATAGGAGGAAGCTCGAAGGCGTCAAGACAGTGATGGATTACTTCGAGAAAGAAATGATAGCAAAGATCCTAGACTACCTAGCGGCCCAGAAGATACTGGCGAAGACTGTGAAGGGCTACAAGACACCAGCACTCCCCCGGTAAGGGTGTGTAGCCACGGTGCACAGTTAAATGAGAAGCCAGGGAACGAATCCACCAGACAGCCCGGGGGTTGACCGGGGACTTGATGGGTGAACTACCGTGAAGCCGGTCATAGCGGTTATCGGCGCGGGCAAGATCGGCGGAGCTCTGGCCACCGCTCTAACCAGGTGCGGTTACACGATAGTAGCTACTGGCAGGCGTGAGGGCACGCTGGAGAATATGAAGAGGCTGGGCGTCAAGGCGATTAGAGACAATAAGAGGGCGGTGTCTGAGGCGGACATGGTACTCCTCAGCGTGAAACCCGTTAATGTACCCCAAGTACTCCCGGAGATAGGCGACGTGCTGGAGGGCAAGGCGCTGGTCTCGGTGGTCGCCGGGCTTAGAATCAAGACTCTAACCGAGGCCACCAGGGCGGCAGAGGTCTACAGGGCCATGCCCAACATCAACGTCATGATCAGGAGGAGTACGACTGCTCTAAGCGGCCCCAGAGACGGCTCATTCTCCCGTGAAGTCGAGGAAGTCTTCAAATGCGTCGGCACAGTCTACTGGGTTCCAGAAGAGTGGCTAGACCCGTGGACCGCCCTGGTCGGGAGCGCCCCCGCATACCTATCGATACTCATAGACGCCCTAATACTAGGGGGAGTAGCAGTAGGCCTCCCAAGGGACGTGTCTACGAACGCCGTGCTCGACACGATCGAGGCCACGGTAGGATTGCTGAGGCAGAGGCCCGTGCACCCAGCCGAGGTTAGAGACGAGGTCACCACGCCAGGCGGCACGACGATCGAGGCGTTGAAGGTCATAGAGGAGAGGAGCGTGAAGGCCGCCCTGATAAAGACTGTGGAGGCAGCCACAGAGAAGGCCAGGCTACTCGGGGCAGAGATAGACAGGCAGATCCGGCAGAGGCTAGGCCTCTCCTAGACCACCCTCCGGGCCAGCCTCTCGAAGTACCTCCTAAACACCAGGACCATGGCCAGGCCCCTCCCAGTGACATCTATCCCCATGGCCAGCCACGCGCCCAAAACACAGTAGCCGGCCGGCATGTAGTGCGGTAGTATGCCCGCTGGGAGAACCCTTAGAAGGTAGAGCCCGACTAGGTTGATGAGGGTCGGCACGGTAGTATTGCCAGCGCCCCTGATCGTCATCCCGATCGACATGATCACGCCTAGGGCTGGCTCGGTCGCCCCAGCAATCCAGAGATATAGCCTGGCCAAGTCGACTACGCTGGGGGTGTTGGTGAAGATCCTGGGCAGGTAGCCCGACAGAGCCACTAGGACGAGCATCACTATGGATCCAGCCAACGCGTTCAGCTTAGCGACCTCCCACCCAACCCTTTTAGCCTGAGGGACCCTCCCCGCCCCGACCTCCTGGCCAGCCAGCGCGGCGGAGGCCTCGGCTATGGAGAAGAGGGGCAGGAACGCGATCGACTCGACCCTAACCCCCACAGTATGGGCTGCGAGGGCCTCCTCACCGCACCGAGCCACGGCGCCTATATACCCAACGTTGCCCCCCACGAAGGCCAGCCTCTCCACTAGCGCCGGGAACCCTATCCTAGCCCCGAGCAAAGCATACCTCCCCGGAGGCCGCGGCCTAACACTAAACCCGACCGTGCGGCCAGCCATGGCGTATAGTATCGCGGCGTAGACGACGTTGGCAATGCTACTGGCATACCCGGCTCCAGCCACACCCATGGAGGGGACCCCTAGGAGGCCGAAGATCAGTATGGGGTCTAGAACCCCGTTCACGGTAGCGAAGACTAAGGTCGCGTACAGCACAGGCCTGGTCCTACCCACACCCCTGTACACTGCTCCCAGGACGAGGCCCGCGTAGGTGAAGGGGATCCCGAGGAGCCTAGCCCTATAGTACTCCACGGAGAGCATCTTCACATCATAACCCACCCTAGCCCCGGCTATGAACCCGACGAGGTATGGGGCCAGGTACCACATCGCCGCCAACACCGGCACTCCGAGGAGCGCGTTCGAGGTAAGTATCTCGCCGGAAGACTTCGAGGCAGCACTCTTGTCCCCTGCCCCGACCGCCTGGGCCACCAGGACTAGTGCCCCGGTGTAGAAGAGGCTGCCCCCTGCGAAGGTGAGCCAGCCCAGGTAGCCTCCCACGCCAACCGCCGCTAGGGCATTGTCTCCGAGCCTGCTGACGAAGTACGTGTCCATTAGCCAGAGGATAC
This region includes:
- the gatA gene encoding Asp-tRNA(Asn)/Glu-tRNA(Gln) amidotransferase subunit GatA, yielding MRDPQSLLEALASQSYDPVERLEEALKRIEWLEPGINAFITLEDPENLRRLAEESRRRIKQGKARRLEGVLVAVKDNISTDWLPTTAGSKMLECYKPPYNAHVVDKLLEQGAIIVGKTNMDEFAMGSTGEFSAFGPTRNPWDTRRVPGGSSSGSGAALAYKAVDLALGSDTGGSIRLPGAYTATVGLKPTYGAVSRRGLIPYANSLEQIGPMARSVRDLALLYSVIAGPDPLDATSLESKPPDPAALSPSDPRGLKLCVVREVLEASSKQVAREFERVIERLESEGVEVETVSLELQEYVLPTYYIIAMAEAASNLARYDGGLYNCLGIREPGWERQNIVARSMLFGAEVRKRIAMGVFVLSEGYRDEYYVLATRVRRLVRDEMLKLTRECLVATPTSPVTPPLLGERLRDPLSLYALDLATVTANLAGVPALQIPIALTSEGPVGLQLMARPWGEEALFEAGLLVEEVTGLAGVAAGEG
- the ileS gene encoding isoleucine--tRNA ligase, whose amino-acid sequence is MPAISDRLSRVRYDQFGLEDWVKRFWAENRVYRLVKEKSESSNRKFYFLDGPPYASAKSIHVGTAWNKVIKDVVLRYHRMMGYRVWDKPGYDTHGLPIEVKIEKELGIWTKKEIVEKVGVEKFVEHCKRFALENLKAMTEHFKEIGVFMDWDNPYVTFEKDYIESGWWLIKRAWEQGLLYEGYRVVHWCPRCETTLADYEVSEYAVLTDPSIYVKFPVKGMEKTSLLVWTTTPWTLPANAFVMAHPDLDYVKVLVNGEYLILAKARLEKVMEEAGVTDYKVVEEFKGKDLEGLEYKHPLEGIVPAQDTLSKYHRVVMAPEAVVATEGTGLVHSAPGHGEIDYEINMDRVGAPVVSLVDNQGRMTEGAGKYKGLYFRKEANKAIMEDLERLGALFHKSTVTHRYPICWRCKTPLVLRATNQWFIAVSKLKDKLLEEAERIEWVPEWAKTRFTNLLKEVRDWVISRQRFWGIPLPVWRCRECGYTHVIGSTKELVEMGGEEPEDLHRPWVDRVKLKCPKCGGVMERVPDVMDVWFDSGVAFYASLGYPKNREPYESLKPVDFIVEGHDQIRGWFFSLLRSGIIGFNERPYLKVLVHGFALDEHGREMHKSLGNYIEFTELISRMPRDAVRLWSMQNTVWEDLRFQWKAMEQARRALNIVWNVYSFASTYMSLDKYDPLEEPLEKLDKDWLELEDKWILSRLSNLKEAYHRAMKSYKLHEAARALREFMVEDVSHWYIRLIRRRVWEEAETPTKKAAYAVLHKVLWEWLLLAAPFIPFTTEYIYQLMYREALKGPVSIHLLDLPGEEPGLRDARLEEAMETAKKIVEAVAAARNKARLKLRQPVSRVIVSLKKGEEAWKLELTRKVILSLANAKELELVGPEFFEGLKVYDVEPNYRAIGPEFRRLSKKIVGYIEANKEKVAKDLVEKGAHKAVIDGEEIVLEPRHVNIKAGYPEWLAVAETDIGLVAVDARIGRRELVEGIARDLVRRIQAMRKEMDLPVEAKIRVWLTGDNEVIEAAREMEEYISYETRAEAINYTNPPEDAYTKEWNIDGYKVTIGVEKASDE
- a CDS encoding MBL fold metallo-hydrolase; protein product: MTQSIHLIVGPGRGRFPSSNCLLIKSSPKTVLVDAGCGRNNILAVRDRVDAVLYTHIHPDHVTHHELLRGKETYMPSYDAQFQTLEELAKRFAPPIWRDWIDYVRRVFNLKTVPVPTATFDPWETVRIGTVEIEAIPAHGHTKGHHILLIGSHAHISDIDLTGFGPWYGHPESSLTAFIADIDMVAGLDAKTYTTSHKEYTYTRDPLLEELSRYRGALDRQITSVAEYLGSIGGEARPGDLVDKGLIYRRKLEGVKTVMDYFEKEMIAKILDYLAAQKILAKTVKGYKTPALPR
- a CDS encoding MATE family efflux transporter, which encodes MIDKSIWRKALVIALPLMLAESVDSILWLMDTYFVSRLGDNALAAVGVGGYLGWLTFAGGSLFYTGALVLVAQAVGAGDKSAASKSSGEILTSNALLGVPVLAAMWYLAPYLVGFIAGARVGYDVKMLSVEYYRARLLGIPFTYAGLVLGAVYRGVGRTRPVLYATLVFATVNGVLDPILIFGLLGVPSMGVAGAGYASSIANVVYAAILYAMAGRTVGFSVRPRPPGRYALLGARIGFPALVERLAFVGGNVGYIGAVARCGEEALAAHTVGVRVESIAFLPLFSIAEASAALAGQEVGAGRVPQAKRVGWEVAKLNALAGSIVMLVLVALSGYLPRIFTNTPSVVDLARLYLWIAGATEPALGVIMSIGMTIRGAGNTTVPTLINLVGLYLLRVLPAGILPHYMPAGYCVLGAWLAMGIDVTGRGLAMVLVFRRYFERLARRVV
- the gatB gene encoding Asp-tRNA(Asn)/Glu-tRNA(Gln) amidotransferase subunit GatB, which translates into the protein MKAKIGLEVHVQLTEAGSKLFCSCKSNYRGLPPNSNVCPVCLGLPGALPVPSRRAVVLALAAARILNCRIPGAIVFTRKHYFYPDLPKNYQITQYERAGGAPVCMGGSFEYLDPESWEWHRVRIRRVNLEEDPGRSVYPEGSIVSSPYVLVDYNRSGVPLLEIVTEPDIPSPRAARAFVEYLLLNLEYIGATNPRLEGAFRVDANISVEGGERVEVKNIGSTHEVERALQYEYRRQSLIIERGGTVNRETRHWDAARRLTKPLRHKEEEEEYLYMPDPDLPMILTKPLLGEAEDLLTELPRSLLESMVSMGVPREVAWSIIQVKHAANIFKAAAGREGVDPVVLARLIGVDYKGALKDLQRDPYDPGNWPGPETFSEIVLLVARGEYPLKAVTGLVVPRLAANPRARLEEVLPEKAGNLEEIVEEVIESFPKAVNDYRSGRGKALDFLVGQVIRRVGKRAVDPRLIREMIMDKLNNEPG
- the proC gene encoding pyrroline-5-carboxylate reductase encodes the protein MKPVIAVIGAGKIGGALATALTRCGYTIVATGRREGTLENMKRLGVKAIRDNKRAVSEADMVLLSVKPVNVPQVLPEIGDVLEGKALVSVVAGLRIKTLTEATRAAEVYRAMPNINVMIRRSTTALSGPRDGSFSREVEEVFKCVGTVYWVPEEWLDPWTALVGSAPAYLSILIDALILGGVAVGLPRDVSTNAVLDTIEATVGLLRQRPVHPAEVRDEVTTPGGTTIEALKVIEERSVKAALIKTVEAATEKARLLGAEIDRQIRQRLGLS